One part of the Cytophagia bacterium CHB2 genome encodes these proteins:
- a CDS encoding methyltransferase domain-containing protein: MPENTTDLFVERAVRERYAHAAQKRETALCCPVEYDQKYLKILPQEILERDYGCGDPSHFVRPDEVVLDLGSGGGKICYIAAQIVGSQGKVIGVDMNDDMLALARKYQYEMAEKIGARNVEFRKGKIQDLRLDLEEVDEYLRTNPIRSSADLQLLEEYCQALRLNTPLIEDNSIDVVVSNCVLNLVKEEDRRQLFAEIFRVLKVGGRAAISDIVSDEEVPESLKNDPALWSGCISGAFTEEGFLKAFENTGFYGMEFVKRDDKPWQTLEGIEFRSVTVVAHKGKQGPCYERNQAVIYKGPWKAVIDDDGHTLYRGERMAVCDKTFRLYMREGSPYAQSLIAIEPYDDVPLETAKAFNCSKNARRHPKETKGQDYKVTEISEGSCCGPDGCC; the protein is encoded by the coding sequence ATGCCTGAAAATACCACCGATCTTTTTGTGGAACGCGCCGTCAGAGAACGCTACGCGCATGCAGCACAAAAACGGGAAACGGCGCTGTGTTGTCCCGTCGAATACGATCAAAAGTATCTCAAAATTCTCCCACAGGAAATTTTGGAACGCGATTACGGCTGCGGCGACCCCTCCCATTTTGTGCGGCCTGATGAAGTCGTGCTCGATCTCGGCAGCGGCGGCGGCAAAATCTGTTATATCGCCGCGCAAATTGTTGGGTCGCAGGGAAAAGTCATCGGGGTTGATATGAACGACGACATGCTCGCGCTGGCTCGCAAGTATCAGTATGAGATGGCGGAAAAAATCGGCGCGCGCAACGTCGAATTTCGCAAAGGCAAAATTCAGGATTTGCGTCTGGATCTCGAAGAAGTGGATGAGTATCTGCGCACCAACCCGATTCGCTCCAGCGCCGATTTGCAGCTTCTCGAAGAATATTGCCAGGCGCTGCGCCTCAACACGCCGCTGATCGAAGACAACTCCATCGACGTGGTGGTGTCCAACTGCGTGTTGAATCTTGTTAAAGAAGAAGATCGCCGGCAGCTCTTTGCGGAAATCTTTCGCGTGCTCAAAGTCGGAGGCCGCGCGGCCATTTCAGATATTGTCAGTGACGAAGAAGTGCCCGAATCTCTCAAAAATGATCCCGCGTTGTGGAGCGGCTGCATTTCCGGCGCGTTCACGGAAGAAGGATTCCTCAAAGCTTTTGAGAATACCGGATTTTACGGCATGGAATTCGTCAAGCGCGATGACAAACCGTGGCAAACGCTTGAGGGCATCGAATTTCGCAGCGTCACCGTTGTCGCTCACAAAGGCAAGCAAGGCCCCTGTTACGAGCGCAACCAGGCGGTGATTTACAAAGGCCCGTGGAAGGCGGTGATCGACGACGATGGCCATACGCTTTATCGCGGCGAGCGCATGGCGGTTTGCGATAAAACTTTCCGTCTTTATATGCGGGAAGGAAGCCCTTATGCGCAAAGTCTTATCGCCATCGAACCCTACGACGATGTTCCATTGGAAACGGCCAAAGCTTTCAATTGCTCAAAAAATGCGCGGCGCCATCCGAAAGAAACCAAAGGGCAGGATTACAAAGTGACTGAAATCAGCGAGGGATCGTGCTGCGGGCCGGATGGGTGTTGTTGA